A part of Melittangium boletus DSM 14713 genomic DNA contains:
- a CDS encoding bactofilin family protein: MKTSQRLWLSAAFLAAPLSLAQPPADSPATPAESRPQDTFQLQFRGTLRDAIQKIAEEGGLNVVVTGALDTPADVHLKNVSAEQALRTVARAYSLKLEQDGGIYTLRAMTAEEKAQAPVIAPPPLPVAAPTPTLSPPSAIAESSMLDEDEVKERVRDQMKKLRRSKKGSQDVVARGHSLEVKEGETVDSAVVYGGNLVVKGNVEEDAVVFGGNLEITGRVEGDARAFGGNVVLGPNAYVEGDVSSFGGSVTKEQGAQVEGSTESFGGAGIGRTVAGEIKESLREARQKDSDAHEERGGRLASFLLKFAMLFGMGFLGQLFFPSRMKALGTEIRNEPVKSGLMGLLGAVALVPVLLVLSVTIIGIPLALVLALVVPILTVWGFAAVASELGARLPLRPAKKTQAMVLALGLLILLVLGHLPVLGNLVMVLASLVALGAVMRTRFGNRSQGLPEPLFHDEHVRG, encoded by the coding sequence ATGAAGACTTCCCAGCGCCTGTGGTTGTCCGCCGCCTTCCTCGCCGCGCCCCTGTCGCTCGCACAGCCCCCCGCGGATTCCCCGGCCACCCCAGCGGAGTCCCGGCCCCAGGACACCTTCCAGCTCCAGTTCCGCGGCACGCTGCGCGACGCCATCCAGAAGATCGCCGAGGAAGGCGGGCTCAACGTGGTGGTCACCGGCGCGCTGGACACGCCCGCCGACGTGCACCTCAAGAACGTCAGCGCCGAGCAGGCCCTGCGCACCGTGGCCCGCGCCTACTCGCTCAAGCTGGAGCAGGACGGCGGCATCTACACGCTGCGCGCGATGACGGCCGAGGAGAAGGCCCAGGCGCCGGTGATCGCCCCTCCACCCCTCCCCGTCGCCGCCCCCACGCCGACCCTCTCGCCCCCGAGCGCGATCGCCGAGAGCTCCATGCTGGACGAGGACGAGGTGAAGGAGCGCGTGCGCGATCAGATGAAGAAGCTGCGCCGCTCCAAGAAGGGCTCACAGGACGTGGTGGCCCGGGGACACTCGCTGGAAGTGAAGGAAGGCGAGACGGTGGACAGCGCGGTCGTCTACGGCGGCAACCTGGTGGTGAAGGGGAACGTGGAAGAAGACGCGGTCGTCTTCGGGGGCAACCTGGAGATCACCGGCCGCGTGGAGGGCGACGCGCGCGCCTTTGGCGGCAACGTGGTCCTCGGCCCGAATGCCTATGTGGAGGGCGACGTGTCGTCCTTCGGGGGCAGCGTCACCAAGGAACAGGGCGCACAGGTCGAGGGCTCCACCGAGTCCTTCGGCGGGGCCGGCATCGGCCGCACGGTGGCGGGGGAAATCAAGGAAAGCCTCCGGGAGGCGAGGCAGAAGGACTCCGACGCGCATGAGGAACGGGGCGGACGGCTCGCGTCCTTCCTGCTCAAGTTCGCCATGCTCTTCGGCATGGGCTTTCTCGGGCAGCTCTTCTTCCCGTCCCGGATGAAAGCGCTGGGCACGGAGATCCGCAACGAACCCGTGAAGAGCGGCCTCATGGGCCTGCTGGGCGCGGTGGCGCTCGTCCCCGTCCTCCTGGTCCTGTCGGTGACGATCATCGGCATTCCACTGGCCCTGGTCCTGGCGCTCGTGGTGCCCATCCTCACGGTGTGGGGCTTCGCGGCGGTGGCGAGTGAACTGGGCGCGCGGCTCCCCCTGCGCCCGGCCAAGAAGACGCAAGCGATGGTGCTGGCCCTGGGACTGCTCATCCTGCTGGTCCTCGGCCACCTGCCAGTGCTCGGCAACCTGGTCATGGTGCTGGCGTCGCTGGTGGCCCTGGGCGCGGTGATGCGCACCCGCTTCGGCAACCGCTCACAAGGTCTGCCCGAGCCCCTCTTCCACGACGAGCACGTGCGCGGTTGA
- the truD gene encoding tRNA pseudouridine(13) synthase TruD produces MRIKQKPEDFSVKESYRFDEVASGRYRVYLMDKQKLSTFDAANRLRDAFGLKPGSISYCGLKDKQGRTEQLIAVDGADVDMQEPDLRLKYLGRTDKALSSANITSNRFAVTVRMLTQESIGPLNVAAAEINRLGVVNYFDSQRFGSLKHGQGFIAKDLLRGDFEAALHNYLARPSELDRSDDAKVKAFWRDNWGKWDARVPFEGTKKYHRVLKSLREHPGDWVRAFLQIEADYRAMLLFTYQSYLWNEGVRRYLQELLPREHLFPMKYQAGTLLFHRDADSETLNTLRDSTFPLLAPDSLIEDPKKRKAVDWVMGREKLSLEQLRIEEAPRMLYFKHEERPTVIVPHKLVIGRVQNDDLNRGYLKVNIAFTLPPGAYATLVIKRLFHFEYEEDSAQKIREGWYTPPEERDGDEAPAARPPRGPRRPAARAEAPRTEAPRAAARGARPASQAPRRPPVSDSAVGRLAQPKEAPPPAAAPAAPVGFRERQRQKKDAKVQARKEQAAKRPESRKKK; encoded by the coding sequence GTGCGAATCAAGCAGAAACCCGAGGATTTCTCCGTCAAGGAGTCCTACCGCTTCGACGAGGTGGCCAGCGGCCGCTACCGCGTCTACCTCATGGACAAGCAGAAGCTGTCCACCTTCGACGCGGCCAACCGCCTGCGCGATGCCTTCGGCCTCAAGCCCGGCTCCATCTCCTACTGCGGCCTCAAGGACAAGCAGGGCCGCACCGAGCAGCTCATCGCGGTGGATGGCGCCGACGTGGACATGCAGGAGCCCGACCTGCGCCTCAAGTACCTGGGGCGCACGGACAAGGCGCTCTCGTCCGCCAACATCACGTCCAACCGCTTCGCCGTCACCGTGCGCATGCTCACGCAGGAGTCCATCGGGCCCCTCAACGTGGCGGCCGCGGAGATCAACCGCCTGGGCGTGGTGAACTACTTCGACAGCCAGCGCTTTGGCTCGCTCAAGCACGGCCAGGGCTTCATCGCCAAGGATCTCCTGCGGGGGGACTTCGAGGCCGCGCTGCACAACTACCTGGCGCGCCCCTCGGAGCTGGATCGCTCGGACGACGCCAAGGTGAAGGCCTTCTGGCGCGACAACTGGGGCAAGTGGGACGCGCGCGTGCCCTTCGAGGGCACCAAGAAGTACCACCGCGTCCTCAAGTCCCTGCGCGAGCACCCCGGCGACTGGGTGCGCGCCTTCCTGCAGATCGAGGCGGACTACCGCGCGATGCTGCTCTTCACCTACCAGAGCTACCTCTGGAACGAGGGCGTGCGGCGCTACCTCCAGGAGCTGCTGCCGCGCGAGCACCTCTTCCCCATGAAGTACCAGGCGGGCACCCTGCTCTTCCACCGGGACGCGGACTCCGAGACGCTCAACACCCTGCGCGACTCCACCTTCCCGCTGCTCGCGCCGGACTCCCTGATCGAGGATCCGAAGAAGCGCAAGGCCGTGGACTGGGTCATGGGCCGCGAGAAGCTGTCGCTCGAGCAACTGCGCATCGAGGAAGCCCCGCGCATGCTCTACTTCAAGCACGAAGAGCGCCCCACGGTGATCGTCCCCCACAAGCTCGTCATCGGCCGCGTGCAGAACGACGACCTGAACCGGGGCTACCTCAAGGTGAACATCGCCTTCACCCTGCCCCCTGGCGCCTACGCCACCCTCGTCATCAAGCGGCTCTTCCACTTCGAGTACGAAGAGGACAGCGCCCAGAAGATCCGCGAGGGCTGGTACACGCCCCCCGAGGAGCGCGACGGTGACGAGGCCCCCGCCGCCCGTCCGCCTCGAGGACCCCGCCGCCCGGCGGCCCGCGCCGAGGCCCCTCGCACCGAGGCTCCCCGCGCCGCGGCCCGGGGTGCCCGTCCCGCCAGCCAGGCGCCTCGGCGCCCGCCGGTCTCCGATTCCGCCGTGGGCAGACTGGCCCAACCCAAGGAGGCACCCCCTCCCGCCGCCGCTCCGGCCGCCCCCGTTGGGTTCCGCGAGCGCCAACGCCAGAAAAAGGACGCCAAGGTCCAGGCGCGCAAGGAGCAGGCGGCCAAGCGCCCGGAATCCCGGAAGAAAAAGTGA
- a CDS encoding RNA polymerase sigma factor, with protein MVDEAVVPAWKADVVAARRGDPSAFESLVRGVQRPVYGLALRLLGNEAEASEVAQEAFLRAYQNLHKYDESRPFDLWVMAITRNLCLDLLRRRTKVRTQELEPIKDVLASDEASLEEGAIARQERQSLEEALATLSADDREVLALYYVQKRTTKEIAQLLGCAPGTIMARLFRAREKLRKKMSPEEPT; from the coding sequence ATGGTGGATGAAGCCGTCGTCCCGGCCTGGAAGGCCGACGTAGTGGCAGCCCGCCGGGGGGATCCCTCGGCCTTCGAGTCGCTCGTGCGCGGAGTGCAGCGCCCCGTCTACGGATTGGCGCTGCGCCTGCTCGGCAACGAGGCCGAGGCCTCCGAGGTGGCCCAGGAGGCCTTCCTGCGCGCCTACCAGAACCTCCATAAGTACGACGAGTCGCGCCCCTTCGACCTGTGGGTGATGGCCATCACCCGCAACCTCTGCCTGGATCTGCTGCGCCGCCGCACCAAGGTGCGCACCCAGGAACTGGAGCCCATCAAGGACGTGCTCGCCAGCGATGAGGCGTCGCTCGAGGAGGGCGCCATCGCCCGCCAGGAGCGCCAGTCGCTGGAAGAGGCCCTCGCCACCCTGTCCGCCGACGACCGGGAAGTGCTCGCGCTCTACTATGTGCAGAAGCGCACCACGAAGGAGATCGCCCAGCTGCTGGGCTGCGCGCCAGGCACGATCATGGCGCGCCTCTTTCGGGCCCGGGAGAAACTGCGCAAGAAGATGAGCCCGGAGGAGCCCACATGA
- a CDS encoding serine/threonine-protein kinase: MTTQSCPSCARAHQVSTLREGAEVPCACGAHFIVRASRAGVAPTHEAFSGLEATSVASPAVALPGYELERVLGRGGMGEVWLARQMSLGRKVAVKVLPPRLAKDPEFVRRFDKEATALATLNHPNIVQIIDRGVAGEHYFFVMEFVEGRSLREVVRELSPSEALRVALQVARALECAHDKDIIHRDLKPENVLLDARGHVKVADFGLAGIRRADSTALQLTATSVAMGTLNYMAPEQRRDAKSVDGRADLFSLGVVLYEMLTREVPVGRFRLPSERVPGLDPRVDTVVERLLENEPGARFASAHAVCEALEALVTNVSSSSPPSSGALQAVPVGMGARDRWYSGWRPVRTALAVLGAVVLVFWGLRSVLDGPIVLPWGQNSLVLGGRPVRVVPGPKVWPVNTNADLFVSSVVDELSDGRVRVGLDFVVGQENVNAHAGTWTLVDGQLHAMQGGNDASGGQLIPRAYLAHRYFSSDDFSAEAVMSAKPLGRGYPAEEPDAQHYAELSFRVTGLQVSIYAIPDVGMRLSWRYATVDGREVVGNSSQEVADLVQDETPMPQGPFRVKLQLKKKKNGVDVEAFINGAEEPFAHKFLEGFQGRSAKVAMGCRNLECTFDDVVVRGLQAQKGEDQPMAETRQE; this comes from the coding sequence ATGACGACCCAGTCCTGTCCCAGCTGCGCGCGGGCGCACCAGGTGAGCACCCTGCGCGAGGGCGCGGAGGTGCCCTGCGCCTGTGGTGCCCACTTCATCGTGCGCGCCTCGCGGGCGGGAGTGGCGCCGACGCATGAGGCGTTCAGCGGCCTCGAGGCCACCTCGGTGGCGAGTCCCGCGGTGGCGCTGCCGGGCTACGAGCTGGAGCGGGTGCTCGGCCGGGGAGGCATGGGCGAGGTGTGGCTCGCGCGGCAGATGTCGCTCGGCCGCAAGGTGGCGGTGAAGGTGTTGCCACCCCGGCTCGCCAAGGATCCCGAGTTCGTGCGGCGCTTCGACAAGGAAGCCACCGCGCTGGCCACGCTCAACCACCCCAACATCGTGCAGATCATCGATCGGGGCGTGGCGGGCGAGCACTACTTCTTCGTGATGGAGTTCGTGGAGGGCCGCTCCCTGCGCGAGGTGGTGCGCGAGCTGTCGCCCTCCGAGGCCCTGCGCGTGGCGCTGCAGGTGGCGCGGGCGCTCGAGTGCGCGCACGACAAGGACATCATCCACCGCGACCTCAAGCCGGAGAACGTGCTGCTGGACGCGCGCGGACATGTGAAGGTGGCGGACTTCGGCCTCGCGGGCATCCGCCGGGCGGACTCCACCGCGCTCCAGCTCACCGCCACGTCCGTGGCCATGGGGACGCTCAACTACATGGCGCCCGAGCAGCGGCGGGACGCCAAGAGCGTGGATGGGCGGGCGGATCTGTTCTCGCTCGGCGTGGTGCTCTACGAGATGCTCACGCGCGAGGTGCCGGTGGGCCGCTTCCGCCTGCCCTCCGAGCGCGTGCCCGGCCTGGATCCCCGGGTGGACACGGTGGTGGAGCGGTTGTTGGAGAACGAGCCCGGGGCGCGGTTCGCGAGCGCCCACGCGGTGTGCGAGGCGCTCGAGGCGTTGGTGACGAACGTCTCGTCCTCGTCGCCGCCGTCCAGTGGCGCGCTGCAGGCCGTGCCCGTGGGCATGGGGGCGCGCGACCGGTGGTACTCGGGTTGGCGTCCGGTGCGTACGGCGCTCGCGGTACTGGGCGCGGTGGTGCTGGTCTTCTGGGGCCTGCGCTCCGTGCTGGACGGTCCCATCGTCCTGCCCTGGGGTCAGAACTCCCTGGTGTTGGGCGGAAGGCCCGTGCGCGTGGTGCCGGGGCCCAAGGTCTGGCCGGTCAACACCAACGCGGATCTGTTCGTCAGCTCGGTGGTGGATGAGCTGTCCGACGGGCGGGTGCGCGTGGGATTGGACTTCGTCGTGGGCCAGGAGAATGTGAACGCCCACGCGGGCACCTGGACGCTGGTGGACGGACAGCTCCACGCGATGCAGGGCGGAAATGACGCCAGCGGAGGCCAGCTCATCCCCCGCGCCTATCTGGCGCACCGCTACTTCTCCAGCGACGACTTCTCCGCCGAGGCCGTCATGAGCGCCAAGCCCCTGGGGCGGGGCTATCCCGCCGAGGAGCCCGACGCGCAGCACTACGCCGAGCTGTCCTTCCGCGTCACGGGCCTGCAGGTGTCCATCTACGCCATCCCCGACGTGGGCATGCGCCTGAGCTGGCGCTACGCCACCGTGGACGGACGCGAGGTGGTGGGCAACAGCTCCCAGGAGGTGGCGGACCTGGTGCAGGACGAGACGCCCATGCCCCAGGGCCCCTTCCGCGTGAAGCTCCAGCTCAAGAAGAAGAAGAACGGGGTGGACGTGGAGGCGTTCATCAACGGCGCCGAGGAGCCCTTCGCGCACAAGTTCCTGGAGGGCTTCCAGGGGCGCTCGGCGAAGGTGGCCATGGGCTGCCGCAACCTGGAGTGCACCTTCGATGACGTGGTGGTGCGGGGCCTCCAGGCCCAGAAGGGCGAGGACCAGCCCATGGCGGAAACCCGACAGGAGTGA
- a CDS encoding adenylate/guanylate cyclase domain-containing protein, whose amino-acid sequence MSQGSPPSTKPAGTRGPYLKGRFPDGSTGEFALGPLTTLGRHPSNTLRLVDREVSKEHATIERVGRDFILRDLGSSNGTFVNGKRVAELRLRDGDEISLGASRLVFHSGEASTVSGPSGAAAAAAALARSPRVTVVAQSHSAPAFLAQIDQQGPQQNFRPAEQIQELATLRREYEKLRTAYEFHREVSQQGKGANLFEQILKVSFELLAADHGVILKPAADGQFTAIVAEKHRPGSPPNVMVSATVLQKVAETHKAVLIADAIIDERFSSTESIVAQGIRSAMAVPLLSKGKLEAVLFLDSRQQSNAFSEKDLTIFSGIAAQASIALENAALAAQVQSEAITRAELSRFLSRAVAEAVIRGETEDLRQSRLAEVTVLFADIRGFTTLSENESPQEVVSMLNEFFTLMAGVVFRHEGNLDKFIGDCVMAVWGPPSQHPDDPARALRAALEMQDAVEVLNGSRVAVGKRPIEVGIGVNTGQAVVGYMGSTERHEFTAIGDTVNTASRLCGLARGGEVVATDSTVFKAGTGFDVEPLPVTQVKGKEKGVQPYRVHGVESTTTTTPPPRTR is encoded by the coding sequence GTGAGTCAAGGATCCCCTCCATCCACAAAGCCCGCAGGCACGCGGGGACCGTACCTCAAGGGACGGTTTCCGGACGGGTCAACGGGGGAGTTCGCGCTCGGGCCGTTGACCACCCTGGGGCGCCATCCCTCCAACACGCTGCGGCTGGTGGACCGGGAAGTGTCCAAGGAGCACGCCACCATCGAGCGGGTGGGGCGCGACTTCATCCTTCGCGACCTGGGCTCCTCCAACGGCACCTTCGTCAACGGCAAGCGCGTGGCGGAGCTGCGGCTGCGCGACGGAGACGAGATCAGCCTGGGGGCCTCGCGGCTCGTCTTCCACTCGGGGGAAGCCTCGACCGTGTCGGGCCCCTCGGGGGCGGCGGCCGCCGCCGCGGCGCTCGCTCGTTCGCCCCGGGTGACGGTGGTGGCGCAGTCCCATTCCGCCCCCGCCTTCCTCGCGCAGATCGATCAGCAGGGGCCACAGCAGAACTTCCGGCCCGCCGAGCAGATCCAGGAACTGGCCACGCTGCGGCGCGAGTACGAGAAGCTGCGCACCGCCTACGAGTTCCACCGCGAGGTGAGCCAGCAGGGCAAGGGCGCCAACCTCTTCGAGCAGATCCTCAAGGTGTCCTTCGAGCTGCTGGCGGCCGACCACGGCGTCATCCTCAAGCCGGCCGCGGACGGCCAGTTCACCGCGATCGTGGCCGAGAAGCACCGCCCGGGCAGCCCGCCCAATGTGATGGTGTCCGCCACGGTGCTTCAGAAGGTGGCCGAGACGCACAAGGCGGTGCTCATCGCGGACGCCATCATCGACGAGCGCTTCTCCTCCACGGAGAGCATCGTGGCGCAGGGCATCCGCTCGGCCATGGCGGTGCCACTCCTGTCCAAGGGCAAGCTGGAGGCGGTGCTCTTCCTCGACTCGCGCCAGCAGTCCAACGCCTTCTCGGAGAAGGATCTGACCATCTTCTCGGGCATCGCCGCCCAGGCGAGCATCGCCCTGGAGAACGCGGCGCTGGCCGCGCAGGTGCAGTCCGAGGCCATCACCCGCGCGGAGCTCAGCCGCTTCCTGTCCCGCGCGGTGGCCGAGGCGGTGATCCGCGGCGAGACGGAGGACCTGCGCCAGAGCCGGCTCGCCGAGGTGACGGTCCTCTTCGCGGACATCCGTGGCTTCACCACCCTGTCGGAGAACGAGTCTCCGCAGGAGGTGGTGAGCATGCTCAACGAGTTCTTCACCCTCATGGCCGGAGTCGTGTTCCGCCACGAGGGCAACCTGGACAAGTTCATCGGCGACTGCGTCATGGCCGTGTGGGGTCCGCCCTCGCAGCATCCGGATGATCCGGCGCGGGCCCTGCGCGCGGCGCTGGAGATGCAGGACGCGGTGGAGGTCCTCAATGGCTCGCGCGTGGCCGTGGGCAAGCGGCCCATCGAGGTGGGCATCGGCGTGAACACCGGCCAGGCCGTTGTCGGCTACATGGGCAGCACCGAGCGCCATGAGTTCACCGCCATTGGCGACACGGTGAACACGGCCTCTCGTCTGTGCGGACTCGCCCGGGGCGGCGAGGTGGTGGCCACCGACAGCACCGTCTTCAAGGCGGGCACGGGCTTCGACGTGGAGCCGCTGCCCGTCACCCAGGTCAAGGGCAAGGAGAAGGGGGTGCAGCCCTACCGGGTGCACGGCGTGGAGAGCACCACCACCACGACGCCTCCCCCTCGCACCCGATGA
- a CDS encoding 2Fe-2S iron-sulfur cluster-binding protein, whose translation MRRLPDAASRGKSITMDLEGETVPALEGEPVACSLVAAGESVLARSIKYHRARGPYCFSGACSHCLMRVDGVPNVYTCRVPARDGMKLERQNAYPSAKVDVFEAIDWFFPKGLDHHEMFAGMPVAEQVMAKVARQLAGLGLLPDAPAPARMPVQVVRIRVAVVGAGAAGLAAAQTLAARGVPFLLFERDSQLGGRYLTGAPEPDAPSLPDTSTLPQDSVRTRATVIGLFDDAAGRFLAVVAEDAQGPRLIQVYAERFLITPGGHPPMLPFENNDLPGVYSGHAASLLVRRYGVAPPVAALVGSGPELYALARLMEARGTKVAAVVDLKGPVPPDAPAGSVRGSAPKAHGLGAVNALSYEGESGRRVKVACDAVLVAVGTSPSFELARQGGAKVEFNEAREVFAVVADADGRTAAPDVWVAGDVTGGGSTAQAAAAGRRAAEALAEALMGGQS comes from the coding sequence ATGCGTCGCCTCCCAGACGCCGCCTCGCGCGGCAAGTCCATCACCATGGACCTCGAGGGCGAAACGGTCCCGGCACTCGAAGGCGAGCCCGTCGCCTGTTCGCTCGTCGCCGCCGGTGAATCCGTCCTCGCCCGATCCATCAAATACCATCGGGCCCGTGGCCCCTACTGCTTCTCCGGCGCGTGTTCGCACTGCCTCATGCGCGTGGACGGCGTGCCCAACGTCTACACCTGCCGCGTTCCCGCCCGCGACGGCATGAAGCTCGAGCGGCAGAACGCGTACCCCTCGGCGAAGGTGGACGTGTTCGAGGCCATCGACTGGTTCTTCCCCAAGGGGTTGGATCACCACGAGATGTTCGCCGGCATGCCCGTGGCCGAGCAGGTCATGGCGAAGGTGGCGCGCCAGCTCGCGGGCCTCGGTCTGCTGCCGGATGCGCCCGCCCCGGCGCGCATGCCCGTGCAGGTCGTGCGCATCCGCGTGGCCGTGGTGGGCGCGGGCGCGGCGGGACTCGCGGCGGCCCAGACCCTGGCCGCCCGGGGAGTGCCCTTCCTGCTGTTCGAGCGCGACAGCCAGCTCGGTGGCCGGTACCTCACGGGCGCACCGGAGCCGGACGCTCCCTCGCTCCCGGACACGAGCACCCTGCCCCAGGACAGCGTGCGCACACGGGCCACGGTCATCGGCCTGTTCGACGACGCGGCCGGGCGCTTCCTCGCCGTGGTGGCCGAGGATGCCCAAGGTCCCCGCCTGATTCAGGTGTACGCCGAGCGCTTCCTGATCACGCCAGGCGGCCATCCGCCGATGTTGCCCTTCGAGAACAACGATCTGCCGGGCGTGTACTCGGGCCACGCGGCGAGCCTGCTGGTGCGCCGCTACGGCGTGGCGCCCCCGGTGGCGGCGCTGGTGGGCTCGGGACCGGAGCTGTACGCGCTCGCGCGGCTGATGGAGGCGCGGGGAACGAAGGTGGCGGCGGTGGTGGACCTGAAGGGCCCCGTGCCCCCGGACGCGCCCGCGGGCAGCGTGCGGGGCAGCGCGCCCAAGGCACACGGACTCGGCGCGGTGAACGCGCTGAGCTACGAGGGTGAGTCCGGCCGACGGGTGAAGGTGGCCTGCGACGCGGTGCTGGTGGCGGTGGGCACCAGTCCGAGCTTCGAGCTGGCGCGCCAGGGCGGTGCGAAGGTGGAGTTCAACGAGGCACGCGAGGTGTTCGCGGTGGTGGCGGACGCGGATGGGCGCACGGCGGCGCCGGACGTCTGGGTGGCGGGAGACGTCACGGGGGGCGGGAGTACGGCCCAGGCGGCGGCGGCTGGCCGGCGCGCGGCGGAAGCGCTCGCGGAAGCGCTCATGGGAGGGCAGTCATGA